ATCAAAGCCAACCATGGTCTCAGCGGTGACGCGGCTGTTGAAGCCAACTCCTACATTGATTATGCGATCAACGCTCTGAGCTAGACAAGCTCGCGTTTGATGCTCGGAGCGGTAAGTAGCTGTTAGCAACTGGGTTAACGGTTGTTTAGCGCTCCGGGCATCTTTGATTATTGGGGTTTGTCTCCCACATTAACAAAGTTTTCTTTTTTGTCTTCTCAATTTTGAAGATCTCTTACGGAGCATAAAGCTATGGTTGGCTTGCTTGAGGGTAGCCGACTTGGTATCCGGGCTTTCGAAGAAACAAAACCCGTAGAACTGCGCCCCAACTACACGGAAGCAGATGTGCAAACCGTGATTGTGGCAGCATATCGTCAGGTGATGGGCAACGAACACCTGATGTTACGGGAACGGCTCACAAGCGCGGAATCTTTACTCCGCCAAGGACAAATTACCGTTCGGGATTTTGTCAGAGCTATTGCTTTATCCGAGCTTTACCGGACTAAGTTTTTTTACCCTAACTTTCAAACTCGGTTTATCGAGTTAAATTACAAACATCTTTTGGGCCGTGCGCCTTACGATGAGTCAGAGATTGCGTTTCACGTTGATCTCTACACCAGCGAAGGTTTCGAGGCAGAAATCAACTCTTACCTCGACTCTCCTGAATATCTGGAAAACTTTGGGGAAAATATCGTTCCCTATTATCGGGGATTTTCTACCCAAGACGGGCAAAAAACCGTTGGTTTTAACCGTTTATTTACCCTTTATCGTGGGTATGCCAGCAGCGATCGCGCTCAAAACCAAAAGCAAAGTCGTTTAACTTGGGAATTAGCTCGGAATTTAGCTTCTCCGATTCAAACTCCTGCTAGTGGGCAAAGCTTAGGAGGTACGACAGGCGGTAATCGTGGACAACTTTACCGCCTCACTGTTATGCAAAAAGCAACACAGTCGCTACCCCAGGTGCGTCGTACTACCACTGAATATACCGTACCCTATGACCAACTGTCTACTCAGTTGCAGCGAATTCATCGTGCTGGGGGACGGGTGATGAGAATTACGTTGGCATAATCTCATTCATTAAAACCTGAATGCCGGTTTGTGCTTAAGGGGTTAGAGTTCTAGCTGACTGTTCATCGGGCAAGCTTGGACTCTAACCCTCTAGGTAACAAACCTTTCAACCGGAATCGTTGCACGCTACATTCGCAACTCAATTCTAAC
The Planktothrix tepida PCC 9214 DNA segment above includes these coding regions:
- a CDS encoding phycobilisome linker polypeptide — its product is MVGLLEGSRLGIRAFEETKPVELRPNYTEADVQTVIVAAYRQVMGNEHLMLRERLTSAESLLRQGQITVRDFVRAIALSELYRTKFFYPNFQTRFIELNYKHLLGRAPYDESEIAFHVDLYTSEGFEAEINSYLDSPEYLENFGENIVPYYRGFSTQDGQKTVGFNRLFTLYRGYASSDRAQNQKQSRLTWELARNLASPIQTPASGQSLGGTTGGNRGQLYRLTVMQKATQSLPQVRRTTTEYTVPYDQLSTQLQRIHRAGGRVMRITLA